From Erwinia sp. HDF1-3R, one genomic window encodes:
- a CDS encoding amino acid ABC transporter permease, translated as MFDPDVLLPDFWSILGAVPLTLAMAVTIFLCSTLAGSLFAFVEHRRIPVLRQLVIAWKVIFKGVPMVVVIFLAYYGLPPAVHYVASHLGMNAGAHSLPNEVIIIVALTACVSAFQAEVVKGALNAFDSGQSDAARSLGYTTPQLFRRVLFPQIIVSAIPDLANSFMVIMKALSLAFAIEVVDIFAQAQLTAALNFYYLEAFAIAVVFYMVIAWVVTKVADKIESTLRVRT; from the coding sequence ATGTTTGATCCTGATGTATTACTGCCGGACTTCTGGAGCATTCTGGGTGCCGTGCCGCTGACGCTTGCCATGGCGGTAACCATTTTCCTGTGCTCGACGCTGGCAGGCAGCCTGTTCGCCTTCGTGGAACACCGGCGGATACCGGTGCTGCGGCAGCTGGTGATTGCCTGGAAAGTGATATTTAAAGGGGTGCCGATGGTGGTGGTGATCTTCCTTGCTTATTATGGCCTCCCCCCGGCGGTTCACTACGTGGCCAGCCATCTGGGGATGAACGCTGGCGCCCACTCCCTGCCCAACGAAGTCATTATCATCGTCGCGCTCACCGCCTGCGTCTCAGCTTTTCAGGCGGAGGTCGTAAAAGGCGCGCTGAATGCGTTTGATTCGGGTCAGTCAGACGCCGCACGCTCGTTAGGTTACACCACCCCTCAGCTTTTCCGCCGGGTACTGTTTCCCCAGATTATTGTGTCAGCCATCCCCGACCTGGCTAATTCCTTTATGGTTATCATGAAGGCGCTGTCGCTCGCTTTTGCGATCGAGGTGGTCGATATCTTTGCCCAGGCCCAGCTTACGGCCGCGCTGAACTTCTACTATCTGGAAGCTTTTGCCATTGCGGTGGTGTTTTATATGGTTATCGCGTGGGTCGTCACAAAGGTGGCCGATAAAATTGAGTCCACTCTGCGAGTCCGCACCTGA
- a CDS encoding amino acid ABC transporter permease, protein MIPELLSALPLTLAIIFVALVTGFCLALVVTTLRVRRIPLLSQLADLYVSYARSVPVVLQLFVAFYGLPLVAGLFDMGDSLSAAAASMVGLSLYHGGYLSEVMRPAFLAVERGQHDAADSLGYSFRQKMLRIVAPQAGHIALPGYGNAIIYLIHNVALVMYIGAADVMATAHLIMERDYNQYQFGTYLVLAVIYSLLCLIAWLIVRFFERRHAKYSSKTVAAKKTFTPSL, encoded by the coding sequence ATGATTCCCGAGCTACTTTCAGCCTTGCCGCTAACGCTCGCGATTATTTTTGTCGCCCTTGTTACAGGCTTCTGCCTGGCACTGGTGGTGACAACATTGCGGGTGCGGCGGATACCCCTCCTCAGCCAGCTGGCCGACCTGTACGTCTCCTACGCCCGGAGTGTCCCCGTGGTGCTCCAGCTTTTCGTGGCCTTCTACGGGCTTCCGCTGGTGGCCGGCCTGTTCGATATGGGTGATTCTCTCTCAGCGGCGGCGGCGTCAATGGTTGGGTTGAGTCTCTATCACGGTGGGTATCTTTCGGAGGTGATGCGCCCGGCCTTTCTGGCGGTTGAGCGCGGCCAGCATGATGCGGCAGACAGTTTGGGATACAGCTTTCGGCAAAAGATGCTGCGCATCGTTGCCCCGCAGGCCGGGCATATTGCCCTGCCCGGCTACGGCAATGCGATTATTTATCTGATCCATAACGTCGCGCTGGTGATGTATATCGGAGCGGCCGACGTAATGGCAACGGCACATCTGATCATGGAGCGGGACTATAACCAGTATCAGTTTGGCACCTACCTGGTTCTGGCGGTCATTTACTCCCTGCTGTGCCTGATTGCCTGGCTCATCGTACGCTTCTTTGAGCGTCGCCATGCGAAGTACAGCTCGAAAACGGTCGCGGCGAAAAAAACCTTCACCCCCAGCCTCTGA
- a CDS encoding transporter substrate-binding domain-containing protein, producing the protein MPALNSALRRLTTPALLALALSTAGTSYADGVRTIKIATAAESKPLSWGAIGVEPQGYEPDVLKAINAKLPQYKFKMEGAADIAQETGLATGKYDMATGGYYKAPARLKQFLIPDSPIGASLMKIYSRKESPINEMKDLVGKNIVPVTAGGGVYKFVTQWQQAHPGEKVTVRASSAGVPYPDRLKEIQGGKYDALILPSNLGEQTVIDNQKLSIATSEPVAVNNTYVMIHKSEKNKALSEDVNKALKELKDDGTLDKLSRKWFGENVSKYMK; encoded by the coding sequence ATGCCTGCACTCAACTCTGCTTTACGGCGTCTGACCACGCCGGCGCTGCTTGCCCTCGCGCTTTCCACGGCCGGGACCAGCTACGCCGACGGTGTAAGAACCATCAAAATCGCTACGGCGGCAGAATCCAAGCCGCTTTCATGGGGCGCCATCGGCGTTGAACCCCAGGGATATGAGCCGGACGTGCTGAAAGCCATAAACGCTAAGCTGCCCCAGTACAAATTTAAAATGGAAGGTGCCGCAGACATTGCTCAGGAGACGGGCCTGGCGACCGGAAAATATGATATGGCGACAGGCGGCTACTATAAAGCGCCCGCACGTCTCAAACAGTTCCTGATCCCGGACAGCCCGATTGGGGCCAGCCTGATGAAGATCTACAGTCGGAAAGAGAGCCCGATTAATGAGATGAAAGACCTGGTGGGCAAGAATATCGTCCCGGTCACTGCGGGCGGCGGCGTCTACAAATTTGTCACCCAGTGGCAGCAGGCGCACCCAGGCGAGAAAGTCACTGTTCGCGCATCCAGCGCTGGCGTTCCCTACCCGGATCGCCTGAAGGAAATCCAGGGCGGTAAATATGATGCATTGATCCTGCCCTCAAACCTGGGTGAACAGACCGTCATTGATAACCAGAAACTGAGTATTGCCACCAGCGAGCCCGTCGCAGTCAACAACACCTACGTGATGATCCATAAGTCGGAGAAAAATAAAGCGCTGAGTGAGGACGTGAATAAGGCCCTCAAAGAGCTTAAGGATGACGGTACGCTGGATAAGCTTTCCCGGAAGTGGTTTGGCGAAAACGTCAGTAAATATATGAAATAA
- a CDS encoding transcriptional regulator: MDKSLKEMSTSVIGEGQSPKKTQPLTSFFHVKSVKEGEVMRHSSVNYGQNYNKPCQSHQKIIDLLSSFSVISEHDEISRKKRRYRFLKNALPVVYLLSEGDYLLNTQGSNKLLNIVSSPYVVGMIHNSDDTPLYLERIDYGKISHIPLETFWHLIFKKNLLDDAMLLICEHFSDLTDYITLNKSNAYEEVRSLSHYWEKLPAHLLKRYSAMYLIENSSWLSKSSISRALKIMKERGEITLEKGHMVRPE; encoded by the coding sequence ATGGATAAAAGCCTCAAAGAGATGAGTACCTCGGTCATTGGCGAAGGTCAGTCTCCAAAAAAAACGCAGCCATTAACCTCATTTTTTCATGTGAAATCGGTTAAAGAGGGGGAGGTGATGCGACATAGTTCTGTTAATTACGGGCAGAATTATAATAAACCCTGTCAAAGTCACCAAAAAATAATCGATTTACTGTCATCTTTCTCAGTCATTTCCGAGCATGATGAAATCTCCCGCAAAAAAAGGCGTTATCGGTTCTTAAAGAACGCATTGCCAGTCGTTTACTTACTCAGCGAAGGAGATTATTTGTTGAATACGCAAGGGAGTAATAAACTGCTCAATATAGTTTCCTCTCCCTATGTTGTCGGCATGATTCACAACAGTGATGACACCCCGCTATATTTGGAACGCATAGATTACGGGAAAATTAGCCATATTCCACTGGAAACATTCTGGCATCTCATCTTTAAAAAAAATCTGCTTGATGATGCTATGCTGTTGATATGCGAACATTTTTCAGACTTAACAGACTACATCACACTGAATAAGAGCAACGCTTATGAAGAGGTGAGGTCGCTTAGCCATTACTGGGAAAAACTTCCCGCGCATCTGCTAAAACGCTATTCGGCGATGTACCTGATCGAAAACAGTTCATGGCTCTCAAAAAGTTCAATTAGCAGAGCGTTAAAAATAATGAAGGAGCGGGGGGAAATTACCCTTGAGAAGGGGCATATGGTCCGGCCCGAATGA
- a CDS encoding NAD(P)/FAD-dependent oxidoreductase: MTCPAASPVATGISALEARLQQDLELLELPAKPWVPERSHDGVAVRDVVVIGAGMCGLAATAKLLLTGINNVVAYDAAPAGHEGPWVTFARKETLRSPKSLHGPALGLPQLTFRAWYTAQWGAEAWHALDKIAREQWMEYLVWYRHVLNLPVRNNVRMTGITPVGDLIAIDIEGEETGRVFTRRLVLATGRSGLGSLAVPDFLNGIDRKYWAHSADAINFEALKGKRLAVIGAGASSMDNAATALEAGAGSVDLLIRRKAMPRINKMTGIGSQGVVHGMHQLPDAWKWKFVDYTAATQTPPPRSSTLRVSRHPHARFFLDCGITAVREEAEGLIVDTTTGARRYDFLIAATGFTNDFTGRPEFSAIAPHIRSWSAGRYTPEMGTPRASMLEAPDLGPAFEFRERSPGACTILPHIHCFNDAAMLTHGKVSGDIPAVSAGADRLVRGIAASLFAEDVETHFQNLVAYDTPELQGDEWVDSTPLLKQENAL, encoded by the coding sequence CTGAACGCTCCCATGACGGCGTTGCAGTGCGTGACGTGGTGGTCATCGGTGCGGGCATGTGCGGACTGGCAGCCACGGCTAAACTGCTGCTTACCGGCATCAATAATGTTGTCGCCTATGATGCCGCGCCGGCCGGACATGAAGGCCCCTGGGTTACCTTTGCCCGCAAGGAAACGCTGCGATCGCCGAAATCCCTGCACGGTCCGGCGCTGGGCCTGCCGCAGTTAACCTTCCGCGCCTGGTATACGGCGCAGTGGGGAGCAGAGGCCTGGCACGCCCTGGACAAGATAGCCCGGGAACAGTGGATGGAATACCTTGTCTGGTATCGCCACGTTCTCAACCTGCCCGTACGCAATAACGTGCGTATGACCGGTATCACACCGGTCGGTGACCTGATTGCTATTGATATTGAGGGTGAAGAAACGGGCCGCGTGTTCACCCGGCGTCTGGTGCTGGCAACCGGGCGATCCGGGTTGGGCAGCCTGGCCGTTCCCGATTTTCTTAACGGCATCGATCGCAAATACTGGGCGCACTCTGCTGACGCGATCAATTTCGAGGCGCTAAAAGGCAAGCGTCTTGCAGTAATTGGTGCCGGAGCCTCGTCGATGGATAACGCGGCAACGGCACTGGAGGCCGGCGCGGGATCGGTTGACCTGCTGATCCGTCGTAAAGCGATGCCGCGCATCAACAAAATGACCGGTATCGGCAGCCAGGGCGTGGTTCACGGCATGCATCAGCTGCCCGATGCCTGGAAGTGGAAATTCGTCGACTATACGGCCGCCACGCAGACGCCGCCTCCCCGCTCATCAACGCTTCGCGTTTCTCGCCATCCTCATGCCCGATTCTTTCTCGACTGCGGTATCACGGCCGTCAGGGAAGAGGCAGAGGGGTTGATCGTTGACACCACTACGGGCGCACGGCGTTATGACTTCCTGATTGCCGCAACCGGCTTTACCAACGACTTTACCGGTCGGCCAGAGTTTTCCGCCATCGCCCCCCATATCCGCAGCTGGTCGGCGGGCCGCTATACCCCAGAGATGGGCACGCCACGAGCCAGTATGCTGGAAGCACCCGATCTGGGCCCGGCCTTCGAGTTTCGCGAACGATCACCCGGTGCCTGCACGATACTGCCCCATATCCACTGCTTTAACGATGCTGCCATGCTGACTCACGGCAAGGTTTCCGGCGATATTCCGGCGGTCAGTGCCGGTGCCGACCGTCTGGTACGCGGTATTGCAGCCTCGCTATTTGCTGAAGATGTCGAAACCCACTTCCAGAACCTGGTCGCTTACGACACGCCTGAGCTTCAGGGCGATGAGTGGGTTGATTCAACACCCTTATTAAAACAGGAGAACGCATTGTGA
- a CDS encoding amino acid ABC transporter ATP-binding protein, with translation MLELNDITLSYGRTPILKGVSLSVKRGDVVSIIGPSGTGKTTLLRCINYLAKPSSGTIGFDRIHMDYQAPDKEAIQAIRLRTAMVFQQFNVFKNMTVIENVMDPLVVVQRKSKEEARAIALHELERVGLTAKQDHYPSQLSGGQLQRTGIARALAVRPDVILFDEPTSSLDPELVGEVLKVIRDVTSSGITSLLVTHEMQFARSVSNRIVFMDQGVVAAEGRPDEIFDRPVLPRLAQFLNAERAI, from the coding sequence ATGCTTGAACTCAATGATATTACGCTCTCTTACGGACGGACGCCGATCCTGAAAGGCGTCTCGCTCTCAGTGAAGCGCGGCGACGTCGTATCCATTATCGGCCCGAGCGGAACCGGGAAAACGACGCTGCTCAGATGCATTAACTATCTGGCGAAACCCTCTTCCGGGACGATCGGCTTTGATCGGATCCACATGGATTATCAGGCACCCGATAAGGAAGCCATTCAGGCGATCCGCTTACGTACCGCCATGGTATTCCAGCAGTTCAACGTCTTTAAGAATATGACGGTCATTGAAAACGTCATGGATCCTCTGGTGGTGGTGCAGCGCAAATCAAAAGAGGAGGCGCGCGCTATCGCTCTCCACGAGCTTGAGCGCGTGGGCCTGACGGCAAAGCAGGATCATTACCCTTCCCAGCTCTCTGGTGGTCAGCTTCAGCGTACGGGGATCGCGCGCGCGCTGGCCGTGCGTCCCGATGTGATTTTGTTTGATGAGCCCACTTCGTCGCTGGATCCGGAGCTGGTGGGTGAAGTGCTTAAAGTGATCAGAGACGTCACCTCCTCAGGTATCACATCGCTGCTGGTGACCCATGAAATGCAGTTCGCCAGGAGCGTCTCAAATCGCATTGTATTTATGGATCAGGGCGTGGTCGCGGCTGAAGGCCGTCCGGATGAGATTTTCGATCGCCCTGTTCTGCCCCGACTTGCTCAGTTTCTCAACGCTGAACGCGCCATCTGA
- a CDS encoding magnesium and cobalt transport protein CorA: protein MIVNSRVYHAGRHGEEVDIDNISEVLKEPDAFIWLGLLHPDAQFMHRIQKEFGLHDLAIEDALTAHQRTKIEHYGDSVFIVVKTARDAKDGTIHFGETHIFIGKNFLITVRHGASDRYSSCRKRAEENPDMLAMGPGYALYCILDFIVDNYAELTMSLSGRITDIEEAMFRSDFDKNAVQKVYVMRRHLLALRNSAMPVVEICNQLVRLHDELIPKPLKAYIRDVEDHASHVVSDAEDMREMLTTAMQMNLALVSVQQNEVGKKLAGWGAILIVPTVMFSMYGMNFEHMPELHTHYGYPAVVACTFSLCTLLWWKLRRTGWL from the coding sequence ATGATAGTGAACAGCAGGGTCTACCACGCTGGCAGGCATGGTGAGGAGGTAGACATTGATAATATCAGTGAGGTTCTCAAAGAACCGGATGCCTTTATCTGGCTGGGCCTGTTGCATCCCGATGCCCAATTTATGCACCGAATTCAAAAAGAGTTTGGGCTACATGACCTGGCCATTGAGGATGCCCTGACGGCTCATCAGCGTACCAAGATTGAGCACTATGGTGACTCTGTTTTTATCGTGGTCAAAACGGCGCGCGATGCAAAAGACGGCACCATCCATTTTGGTGAAACCCATATTTTTATTGGTAAAAACTTTCTGATTACCGTCAGGCACGGCGCATCCGATCGCTATTCTTCCTGCCGCAAACGGGCGGAGGAAAATCCTGATATGCTGGCCATGGGTCCCGGATATGCGCTCTACTGCATTCTGGATTTCATTGTCGATAATTACGCTGAGCTGACGATGTCGCTGAGTGGCAGAATTACCGATATTGAAGAAGCCATGTTCCGCAGTGATTTCGACAAAAATGCGGTGCAAAAGGTTTATGTCATGCGCCGCCACCTGCTTGCACTCCGCAATTCAGCAATGCCGGTGGTCGAAATCTGCAATCAGCTGGTCAGGTTACATGATGAGCTGATTCCCAAACCCCTCAAAGCCTATATCCGTGATGTAGAAGATCATGCCAGCCACGTGGTGAGCGATGCTGAAGATATGCGCGAGATGTTAACCACCGCAATGCAGATGAATCTGGCCCTGGTCAGCGTTCAGCAGAATGAGGTTGGGAAAAAGCTGGCGGGTTGGGGGGCCATACTGATTGTTCCAACGGTCATGTTTAGCATGTACGGCATGAATTTTGAACACATGCCGGAGTTGCACACGCACTATGGCTATCCTGCTGTCGTAGCTTGCACGTTCTCGCTTTGTACCCTGCTGTGGTGGAAGCTAAGACGGACAGGCTGGCTGTAA
- a CDS encoding diguanylate phosphodiesterase, translated as MLSTIIYRSHLSDDVPVKTLEKLAIQANGKNQSFDVTGILLFNGTHFLQLLEGPEEKVCAIYDRICADTRHHNLVELMRDFGPSRRFGKVGMELFDLRKYGRDSVLQAVLDKGTSKYQLTYNDRALQFLRTFVEARERENYFEIPSADLWDFIQEEGVEPETVPLNIGTEAWSFAFQPIIDPFARQIVSYEALIRTVEGGSPDDYFAPLPREEVYKADLRSKASAFALARKLNIQQQTLSINLLPMSLVSEPDAVEFLLQQILANGLVPEQVVVEVTENDDLSRVEEFERAIRKLKAAGICFAIDDFGAGFAGLSLLSRFQPDRVKINRDIISDVHKNGPKQAIVQGIIKSCSSLEIAVIAVGVEKPEEWMWLEAAGISHFQGFLFAKPLINGLPPVAWPEPR; from the coding sequence ATGTTGTCAACGATCATCTACCGGAGCCATCTTTCTGATGATGTACCGGTGAAAACCCTGGAAAAGTTAGCTATCCAGGCCAACGGCAAGAATCAGTCATTCGATGTGACAGGCATTTTGCTGTTTAACGGCACCCACTTCCTGCAGCTTTTGGAAGGCCCGGAAGAGAAGGTCTGCGCGATATACGATCGTATCTGCGCCGATACCCGCCATCATAATCTGGTTGAGCTTATGCGCGATTTTGGCCCTTCACGGCGTTTCGGTAAGGTCGGCATGGAGCTTTTCGATCTGCGTAAATATGGCAGAGACTCTGTTCTTCAGGCGGTTTTAGACAAAGGCACATCAAAGTACCAGCTGACTTATAACGACAGGGCGCTCCAGTTTCTTCGTACCTTTGTTGAAGCACGGGAAAGAGAAAATTATTTTGAAATTCCTTCGGCCGATCTCTGGGATTTTATCCAGGAAGAGGGGGTGGAACCGGAGACCGTGCCGCTGAACATCGGTACTGAAGCCTGGAGCTTTGCCTTTCAGCCGATTATTGACCCCTTTGCCCGCCAGATCGTTTCGTACGAAGCGTTGATCCGCACGGTTGAGGGCGGTTCACCCGATGACTATTTTGCTCCGCTACCCCGGGAGGAAGTCTATAAGGCAGATCTCAGATCTAAGGCATCGGCGTTTGCGCTGGCAAGGAAGCTCAATATCCAGCAGCAAACGCTATCTATTAATTTGTTGCCTATGTCGCTGGTCTCAGAGCCTGATGCCGTTGAGTTTTTGCTCCAGCAGATCCTTGCAAACGGTTTGGTGCCAGAGCAGGTGGTGGTAGAAGTGACAGAAAATGACGATCTCTCTCGCGTGGAAGAGTTTGAAAGGGCCATCCGGAAGTTAAAAGCCGCCGGTATCTGCTTCGCGATTGATGATTTCGGGGCGGGTTTTGCCGGGCTGTCGCTTCTGTCCAGATTCCAGCCAGACCGCGTCAAAATCAATCGCGATATTATCAGCGACGTGCATAAAAATGGCCCAAAACAGGCCATTGTGCAGGGGATCATTAAGTCCTGCTCGTCGCTGGAAATCGCCGTCATCGCGGTGGGCGTTGAAAAGCCTGAAGAGTGGATGTGGCTGGAGGCAGCCGGAATTTCTCACTTCCAGGGCTTTTTGTTTGCCAAACCGCTGATAAATGGGCTACCCCCCGTTGCCTGGCCGGAGCCGCGCTAA
- a CDS encoding peroxidase-related enzyme (This protein belongs to a clade of uncharacterized proteins related to peroxidases such as the alkylhydroperoxidase AhpD.), with protein MIPQVTLKPLAWHPYIAPVALINASAEQREAMKITPSNKKVSDYVRTLAHDPESYVARTLLFNAIMYVGGGLDRPDRELGALGASIVNGCKFCAVVHARRHAQLTQSTSLVSALWFNRPEMLNPREAAIYRFACRLSVTPTEATTEDIVALKSVGLKEHDLIDLIHAIAIFGWANRLMHVLGHARVE; from the coding sequence ATGATCCCACAGGTCACCCTCAAGCCTTTAGCCTGGCATCCTTATATCGCGCCCGTTGCACTCATCAATGCCTCGGCAGAGCAGCGTGAGGCGATGAAGATTACCCCGTCAAATAAAAAGGTTTCAGACTACGTGCGCACGCTGGCACACGACCCTGAAAGCTACGTTGCCCGTACGCTGCTGTTTAACGCCATTATGTATGTCGGAGGTGGGCTCGATCGCCCGGATCGCGAGCTTGGCGCACTGGGTGCCTCGATCGTCAATGGCTGCAAATTTTGTGCGGTTGTCCACGCTCGCCGTCATGCGCAGCTGACCCAAAGCACCAGCCTGGTCAGCGCCCTCTGGTTTAACCGACCCGAAATGCTTAATCCACGCGAGGCAGCCATTTACCGCTTTGCCTGTCGCCTGTCCGTCACGCCCACAGAAGCCACGACAGAAGATATCGTCGCGCTAAAAAGCGTGGGATTGAAAGAGCACGACCTCATCGATCTGATCCATGCGATCGCGATCTTCGGCTGGGCCAATCGCCTGATGCACGTCCTCGGCCATGCCCGGGTCGAATAA